The genomic interval gcctacctggttaaataaaggtgaaataaaaaaaataaaaaaataaaatggttCTAACCTagtcaccttaactttattgacaacacccaaatggatactgtcattaatgtgtttcttcaataattacacataattcttaatactgtagctgtttagttactaaactatcatcagctgatccaggaaatcattttctgaatgccagtcacatgacaaacatcacgacatgcaacaacaaccaaagtgcttcttcattcattactctggtaaagacagttatgccgtgctccacgttggatccaacatccctaacaaattgatgtttataatgttattgtctgcttgatttacagttgggtctcgttagtctgtttggaaacagagatacttagctcataatgtgtagagaactgttccttgatggataggctattgtacaacacacagagctattttcctatatttattgttaggtgaagttatgggtcctacagtaggtctatgttgttgttatgggtcctacagtaggtctatgttgttgttaggtgaagttatggctcctacagtaggtctatgttgttgttaggtgaagttatggctcctacagtaggtctatgttgttgttaggtgaagttatgggtcctacagtaggtctatgttgttatgggtcctacagtaggtctatgttgttgttaggtgacgttatgggtcctacagtaggtctatgttgttgttatgggtcctacagtacactatgtatgtcatgcaacaacaaccaaagtgcttcttcgttcattacaggtatatttgttgttaggtgaagttatgggacaatttggcaaacagtgtacaaaccctcattgtcaggctgatggaaaagacaaagaacattttactggttgaagggttttttaagtacaaagcggttgatttgcgatgatcacacaaacattatattaagcaggacattcaaacgagccttacaattataatccaaagtagtgtgaaatgcactcataagcaacctggaaatggaggctactcccctgagttttcacccattcacattcagaatactttgtgaaaaactaaaatctttgctatAACTATTATCCTCACTAGCGGgaaggagtttctacaaccagatatactacatctataactagtggtttcctcattaccagatatgctacatccataactatcggtttcctcattaccagatatactacatccataactagtggtttcctcattagcagggaggtgtttctacaatttgattgtatGTACTtcgccctcgtgccgcaattttattaaacacagaaaggggcccatattggagaccaaaagtcatctggctcaatcatcgatgttactactaatgtgaaaacaatacaaaatatgattattgttgctcattttaagacaaatgtcaaatcattacattcattacagacgtcagttgttgtacaacatcatggctacgctgttggcatcaccttttacagtgaatTTCCACTGTTGTGGGCCTTGAACcatttgactttgttgttcacacaggagagagacgggactatcgtggatcctctgggaatcctcaacaacctcatgatgctgacgaggcagagaagagtctctccacatcagaactcctccagaaacaccagcagagacccacagggaagaaatctcattgctgctctgactgtgggaagagattcacctcatcaggcattaaaattcatcagagaacacacacaggagataaaccatttagctgtgttcaatgtgggaagagttttactacatctggtcatctgacattacaccagagaacacacacaggagagaaaccttatagctgtggtcaatgtgggaagagttttactacatctggctctctgacattacaccagagaacacacacaggagagaaaccttatagctgtgatcaatgtgggaagagtttttgtcaatctagggatctgacagtgcaccagagaacacacacaggagagaaaccttatagctgtgatcaatgtgggaagagttttggtgcatctagcactctgactatacaccagagaacacacacaggagagacaccttatagttgtggtcaatgtgggaagagttttactacatctagcaatctgactctacaccagagaacacacacaggagagacaccttatagctgtggtcaatgtgggaagagttttactcagtcaaccagcctgatatcacaccagagaacacacacaggagagaaaccttacagctgtggtcaatgtgggaagagttttactacatctggccatctgactctacaccagagaatacacacaggagagaaaccgtatagctgtggtcaatgtgggaagagttttggtcgatctggccagctgacattacaccagagaatacacacaggagagaaaccttacagctgtggtcaatgtgggaagagttttactacatctggtcatctgactatacaccagagaatacacacaggagagaagccttatatctgtgatcaatgtgggatgagttttacttcatctagccagctgactttacaccagagaacacacacaggagagaaaccttatatctgtgatcaatgtgggatgagttttactacatcaagccatctgattcgacaccagagaacacacacaggagagaaaccttatagttgtAATCATTGTGAGAAGAGTTTTCCTACATCTGGccagctgacttcacaccagagaacacacacaggagagaaacctctccgctgtgatcaatgtgacaagagatactctgataaaaggtgtctgatcaaacatcagaaaatacatgaatgagttgtttcatgatatcaatgaaataatgtcacaatgtagaatgttttaacattgtagaaggactattttaatgatgtcacaatgtagaatgttttaacattgtagaaggagtattttaatgatgtcacaatgtagaatgttttaacattgtagaaggagtattttaatgatgtcacaatgtagaatgttttaacattgtagtaggagtattttaatgatgttctaCCTTTTCCTTTGCCCTGTTCAATTGATtgcagcatgatatggatattagcctcaggggaaaatccaggctctgaattgaaagagtattatttaacaaaaagtgactaacaaaaaaagagctgtgttacacttactgcgttggtgacccactttaatcaaaatgcagcacttcaaaatgtagccagctgttttctacaagttgaaaaagctgcttgtttaaaaaaatacatgtaatatgataattgttgcagatgtttgtgtatatacacacatgaaagcagtataataaattgtactaatcaattttattaacaatctgacatcactccagtatttcttgacaacattcaaatgctaattgtctttattccactactgaagaagcatgactcaaatcacctcatatattcaaacattcagcctgacaaaatatacatattttatttatttaaaaacactttttcaacatttcaagATAGCAGTGTGTTCAGTTTGATCATTTCAAAGACAGCTGCATCTtcattttatttatattattcatttttttttcattttcatcATAAAAATTACCTCGGCTGTTAACCTCAACTCCAGAGGTGAtcaaggtgagggatcagcctggattatttaaaaacactttttcaacatttcaagATAGCAGTTAGTTTAGTTTGATGTAA from Salvelinus alpinus chromosome 2, SLU_Salpinus.1, whole genome shotgun sequence carries:
- the LOC139548177 gene encoding zinc finger protein ZFP2-like, giving the protein MSSLNISPLVKEEGVCWTEKEALGLNIVVKEEKEEEDITVKIEVEGEAVTVKEEEKDVSVKEEEDAFRVKEEEDVTMKEEEEEKEEEDVTVEEEEEDAVFGVKKEGEITVTLKDEEEEIGDLINTRERRDYRGSSGNPQQPHDADEAEKSLSTSELLQKHQQRPTGKKSHCCSDCGKRFTSSGIKIHQRTHTGDKPFSCVQCGKSFTTSGHLTLHQRTHTGEKPYSCGQCGKSFTTSGSLTLHQRTHTGEKPYSCDQCGKSFCQSRDLTVHQRTHTGEKPYSCDQCGKSFGASSTLTIHQRTHTGETPYSCGQCGKSFTTSSNLTLHQRTHTGETPYSCGQCGKSFTQSTSLISHQRTHTGEKPYSCGQCGKSFTTSGHLTLHQRIHTGEKPYSCGQCGKSFGRSGQLTLHQRIHTGEKPYSCGQCGKSFTTSGHLTIHQRIHTGEKPYICDQCGMSFTSSSQLTLHQRTHTGEKPYICDQCGMSFTTSSHLIRHQRTHTGEKPYSCNHCEKSFPTSGQLTSHQRTHTGEKPLRCDQCDKRYSDKRCLIKHQKIHE